From Scomber scombrus chromosome 9, fScoSco1.1, whole genome shotgun sequence, one genomic window encodes:
- the LOC133986396 gene encoding uncharacterized protein LOC133986396 has protein sequence MKGSRGATIGATAGCADDKIFVTETVGVGDDVTLTCTRPTKTTTLFWIRLVAGNLPEFLGGTYSFAHDGVNKTPRITTKQEPGTFVLHINKAELSDTGLYYCINVAELNMTLLKGTFLRIEGPEPDIIAVTEDFPSDPVRRGDSVTLQCSVLSNSESKTCPEEHKVFWFRAGSDESHPSFIFAHGNRSDECEKSPEARSAQKCVYSFSKSVSSSDAGTYYCAVATCGEILFGNGIQMDIEVNMWDLQKANTVLLLLCAALAASLLVIALLIYSNKKKLCDCCNASNDQQRQQRNEDSVVYSAPKFTNRKVGKAGRRNVSPSEGETIYNDVRAFVAD, from the exons ATGAAGGGTTCTCGGGGTGCGACCATCGGAGCCACGGCAG gaTGTGCAGACGATAAGATTTTTGTGACAGAGACTGTTGGTGTTGGAGATGATGTGACTCTGACATGTACCCGCCCGACTAAAACAACCACCTTATTCTGGATCAGGCTTGTTGCTGGAAACTTGCCTGAATTCTTGGGAGGAACATATAGTTTTGCTCACGATGGTGTTAATAAGACTCCTCGCATTACAACTAAACAAGAGCCTGGGACATTTGTCCTGCATATTAATAAAGCTGAGCTAAGCGATACTGGACTTTACTACTGTATAAATGTAGCTGAACTTAACATGACATTATTGAAAGGAACATTTCTGAGGATTGAAG GACCAGAACCTGATATCATTGCTGTCACTGAAGACTTTCCATCTGATCCAGTCCGTCGAGGAGACTCTGTGACTCTCCAGTGTTCAGTCCTCTCTAACTCTGAGAGTAAAACATGTCCAGAAGAACACAAAGTGTTCTGGTTCAGAGCTGGATCAGATGAGTCTCATCCTAGTTTTATTTTTGCTCATGGAAATAGAAGTGATGAATGTGAAAAGAGTCCTGAGGCTCGTTCTGCACAGAAATGTGTCTACAGCTTCTCTAAAAGcgtcagctcctctgatgctgGAACCTATTACTGTGCTGTGGCCACATGTGGGGAAATATTATTTGGAAATGGAATACAAATGGACATTGAAG TCAACATGTGGGATTTGCAGAAGGCCAACACAGTTCTGCTTCTGTTGTGTGCAGCTTTGGCTGCAAGTCTGCTTGTCATTGCCCTCCTGATTTATTCCAACAAGAAAAAATTGTGTGATTGTTGCAACG CCAGTAATGATCAGCAACGTCAGCAG AGAAATGAAGACTCTGTGGTTTATTCTGCACCAAAATTTACCAACAGGAAAGTTGGCAAAGCGGGGAGAAGGAATGTAAGCCCATCGGAGGGAGAGACGATCTACAACGATGTCAGAGCTTTTGTGGCAGATTGA